Part of the Erwinia amylovora genome is shown below.
GAAATCCAGTGAGAAACCATTATGCGGCGAAAACTCGGCCCATTTGTCGCCATCTTCAACCCGGACAGGCTGCCTGATGCGCACAAACTTCTTGGCGCTGTTGAGTTCTTCGATGCCGGCATCCATCAGCAGATAGATAAAGGGTGCCGCGCTGCCATCCATAATCGGGATTTCAGGCGCGTTCACTTCAACCACGATATTATCAATACCGAGGCTGGCAAGGGCAGCGTTGAGGTGCTCGACTGTTGAAATCCGTACATCATGCTCGTTGACCAGGCAGGTACACAGCATGGTATCACGTACGGATTTAGCATCAGCCGGGAAGTCAACCGGGGGATTCAAGTCAGTGCGGCGATAGATGACCCCGGTATTAGCCGACGCCGGGCGTAATGTCAGCGTGACTTTTTTGCCGGTATGTAACCCGACGCCAGTCGTCTGAACAATACGTTTTAATGTCCGTTGTTTGATCATCTCGTTATCTCGCAATAATTAGAAATACTGCCGTCAGAATATGCTACTGACAGGATAGTATTTTAACACAAAGAGCGGAGCAACCCAATTTCAGGACATTCTTAATCTGCCTGCTTACGCAAGAAGGCCGGAATATCCAGATAGTCTGGCTCTTTGTTTGGTTGTGTACCCGGCTCGTTGACCACTTTCGCAGCAGGTTTCTGTTCCTGCGGCAGCGGGGACATGCCGTGCTGCTGGTAACGATGATCCATCACCGGCTGAGCAGGCTGTTTGTTGGTGACCAGGGTGATTTCCGGGCGTTTATCCATGCCGATACCGGTGGCAACGACGGTCACGCGCAGCTCATCGTTCATCTCTGGGTCCAGAGAGGTACCGATCACCACGGTCGCATTGTCCGAGGCGAATGCACGGATGGTGTTACCCACGGTTTCAAACTCATCCAGACGCAGATCGAAACCGGCGGTGATGTTAACCAGCACACCACGCGCACCGGAGAGATCGATATCTTCCAGTAACGGGCTGGAGATAGCCATTTCAGCCGCCTCTTCCGCACGGTCCTCACCACAGGCCACGCCAGAACCCATCATGGCGTAGCCCATTTCGGACATCACGGTGCGCACGTCGGCGAAGTCAACGTTCATCAGGCCCGGACGGGTAATCAGTTCAGCGATACCCTGCACGGCGCCTTTCAGCACATCGTTAGCGGCACCGAATGCGTCCAGCAAAGAAATTCCGCGGCCCAGCACTTTCAGCAGCTTGTCGTTAGGAATGGTGATCAGGGAATCAACATGCTTGGACAGCTCGGCGATACCCTGTTCAGCAAAGGCCATGCGTTTTTTGCCTTCGAAGTTGAACGGTTTAGTGACCACCGCAACGGTCAGAATACCCAGATCTTTTGCCACTTCCGCGACGACCGGCGCAGCACCGGTACCGGTACCGCCGCCCATACCTGCGGCGATAAACACCATGTCTGCACCTTCCAGCGCCTGACGCAATGCTTCACGGTCTTCTTCTGCCGAGTTGCGGCCGACTTCCGGGTTGGCGCCCGCGCCGAGGCCTTTAGTGATGCCGTTACCGATCTGAATGGTCTGTCCCACAGCCGTTTTGCGCAACGCCTGAGCATCGGTGTTTACCGCGAAGAACTCAACACCTTCGATACGTTCACGCACCATATGCTCTACAGCGTTACCGCCGCCGCCACCGACGCCGATGACTTTAATCACCGCGTCATTGGTTAGTTCCATTGGTTCAAACATAATTTCTCTCCGTTATGTGCCGTTCGCCTGGAGATCACTAAGTGCATATAGCATGATCCCCTTTGGTAAAAATTAAAACTCTTTTCTCAGCCAGCTGTTGATTTTCTTGAACCAGTTACCGACTGAGGCTCTTTTTTCTATATCGGCTTCGCCATTAAGGTGAGATTCTTTGCCGTAATGCAGTAAGCCAACCGCCGTTGAGTAATACGGCTCCTGCGCATAATCCGTTAATCCGGTAATGTTCAGCGGCTGCCCGATACGCACCTGGGTATGGAATACGCGCTGGGCGCACGCCGCCAGTCCTTCAATTTGCGCCGCGCCGCCGGTCAGAACGATACCGGCGGCAAGGTGGTGTTTAACGCCCTGCTGGCGCAGCTGTTCCTGCAATTGCAGGATCTCATCGTTGACCAGGTTAAGCAGCTCGGCGTAGCGCGGTTCAATGACTTCCGCCAGCGTCTGGCGCTGCAGGCTGCGCGGAGGCCGGCCGCCCACGCTGGGCACTTCGACATTTTCGTCTTTACCGACGATAGAGCCAAGCGCACAGCCATGACGCACTTTGATCGCTTCCGCGTCAGTAGGTGGCGTACCAAAAGCATAGGCTATATCGCTGGTTACGACGTTACCCGCATACGGGATCACCTTGCTATGGCGCAATGCGCCGCCGGTATAAACGGCAATATCCATCGTCCCTCCGCCGACATCCACCACGCAGACGCCCAGCTCGCGCTCATCTTCCGTCAATACTGCAAAGCTAGATGCCAGACCGGCAAAAATCAATTGATCCACCTTGAGACCACAGCGCTCTACCGCTTTGACGATGTTCTTCGCCATGTCGTTATGACAGGTGATCAGGTGGACTTTCGCCTGCATACGCACGCCGGATAAGCCGACCGGGTTTTTAATGCCTTCCTGGTAATCGATCGCATATTCCTGCGGGATCACATGAAGGATGCGGTGTTCATCGCGCACACGGACGGATTTAGCCGTATGTACCACATTTTCCACATCTTCCTGGGTTACTTCTTCTTCGGAAATAGGAACCATCCCTATTTCGTTCTGGCAACTGATATGTTTACCGGATAATGCAAGGTAAACTGAGGAAATCTGGCAGTCCGCCATCAGTTCTGCCTGGTCGATGGCGCGCTGCACGCATTTCACCACCGATTCCAGATCGTTGACGCCGCCTTTGTCCATACCGCGCGACGGGCAGCTGCCCGCCCCGATGATATTGACCATGCCATCAGGCAGCACTTCTCCTACCAGGGCGGCAACTTTAGCCGTACCTATCTCGAGTCCAACTACCAGTTTTCTGTCCGTCGACTTGATCATTGTTGTTTAACCTGTGCCTGATTCTGTTGCTGATTATCGTCAGCGGCCGCCACGGGAGCCGTCTTCCACCCTACTGCCGCGCCAGAGTCGTAACGCAGGTCTACATAGGTAACACGTTTATTCTCCGCCTGCGCCTGCTGTTGCAGGGTTGGGAATAAGGCGATAAAGCGCTGCAGCCGCTTCATATCGTCGTTACGCCCTAACTCCAGACGGATATCGTCCTCTAACACCAGCTGCCATGAACGCCGTGCGGTCATGGATGCCGCTTTCACTTTCAGTTTGCTGACGGCCAGCGCATCGCTCATCTGACGAAAGCCAGCCAGCACCTCTGACTCACTCCCCTCTGGCCCATATAACATCGGCATGCTCTCCTTGCCGATATGACTGGTGGGAACGCTGAATGATTTACCGTCCGCATCAACCAGATGCACATCGTTCCAACGCGCAACCGGAACATACTCAACCAGATGGATTTTCAATTCGTCCGGCCACTGCTTGCGTACGCTAACCTGCTGGATCCACGACAGGCGCTCGATCTGCTGCTGGATAATATTGACATCCTGCGCCATAAATGTGCCCGGCTCGCCAAGCGATAAAATGGCCTGACGAATATCATCATTAGTGGTGAAGTGCTTCTGCCCGGTGACCACCAGCCTCGACAGCGGCAGCCGTGAGGCATCGTTCATCCACTTCAGTACCACCAACCCGCCCGCCAGCATCACGCCTATCACCATCAGCAGAAAGACGATCCCGGCAAGCCGTGAGCCGTTGCTGCGCCCGGTGCGCGCTTTTTCCTGCGCTTCACGCTGACGAACATTCAGAGCTGCCTGAGACATATCAGTCGGCCAGTTCCAGAATGCGTGCTACCAGCTGCGAAAAACTCATACCGGCCTGTTTTGCCGCCATCGGCACCAGGCTGTGGCTGGTCATCCCCGGGGAGGTGTTAACCTCCAGCAGGTAAAAACGCCCGTCGCCCCCCATCATCACATCTACGCGGCCCCAGCCGCTGCAACCGAGCGCATTCCATGCCGAAATGGTCAGTTCGCGTAATTCCGCTTCCTGATCGGCGCTCAGTCCTGACGGGCAGAAATATTGAGTCTCGTCAGAAAAGTATTTAGCATCGTAGTCATAGAATTCACTGGCGGTCTGAATACGGATGGAGGGCAGAATGTCTGTGCCCAGTACGCCCACGGTGTACTCCGGGCCGCTAAGAAACGCTTCTACCAGCACTTCGTGGTCAAAACGGAACGCCTCTTCCAGCGCAGCCTGTAACTCTGACGCCTGATTCACGCGTGAAATACCGACGCTGGAGCCTTCACGGCTGGGTTTGACGAACAGCGGTAACCCCAGCGCGTCGATACTGGCCATCACCTGTGCATCCAATCCGGCATCCATCTGTGCACGGGTCAGCGCCACAAAGGGCGATACCGGCAGCCCACAGCCCTGCCACAAATATTTGCTGCGCAGTTTGTCCATGGTGATCGCCGAGGCCATCACGCCGCTGCCGGTATAAGGGATGTTCAGAAACTCCAGTACGCCCTGTAAGGTGCCATCTTCACCACCGCGCCCGTGCAGCGCGATGAAAGCTTTTTCGAAGCCCTCTTCTTTCAGGCGCGTCACCGGAAAATCACGAATGTCTACCGGATATGCATCAATGCCTGCTTCCTGCAGCCCTTTCAGGACCGCAGTGCCGGACAACAGCGAAACATCACGCTCTGCGGAGGTTCCACCCAGCAATACCGCTACTTTCTCAGCCATGATGATCCTCACTGTGGGTCTTTAACTGTAATTTAACCTCTGCCAGGGTGCGGGCAATACGTCCGACGTTTCCGGCACCCTGAACCAAAATCAGATCGTTGCCGGTTAACTTAGGCAACAGCATTTCCAGCACCGCATCGTGGTCGGAGACCAGAATCGGATCCACCTTGCCGCGACCGCGGATGGTGCGGCACAGCGCACGGCTGTCCGCGCCCGCTATCGGTGACTCACCGGCAGAATAGACATCCAGCATCAGCAGCACGTCTACCTGCGACAGCACGTTAGCGAAATCGTCATACAGATCGCGCGTACGGGTATAGCGGTGCGGCTGGAAAATCATCACCAGATTTTTATCTGGCCAGCCAGCCCGCGCCGCCTTAATGGTGACGTCCACTTCCGTTGGATGATGGCCATAATCGTCAACCAGCATCGCCGTACCGGCGCTGCCGTTCACTGGCGCCAGCGGATATTCGCCGAGAAAGTCAAAGCGCCGTCCGGTGCCCTGGAAGCTCTCCAACGCGTTGAGAATGTCTTCATCTTCGATATTCTCTTCGGTGGCCACCGCCACCGCTGCGGCGGCATTCAGCGCGTTATGACGTCCCGGCGCGTTGAGCGTGACCTGCATCAGCGGCTTGTCATGGCGCACCAGGGTAAAGTGCCCCTGCGCCCCCAGCTGCTGGTAGTTCTCAACGCGCACGTCGGCGTCGTCGCTGAAGCCGTAGGTGGTGATCTGGCGTCCCACACGTGGGATCAGATCGCGGATCACCGCATCATCAACACAGAGTACCGCACGACCGTAAAACGGCAGATTGTGCAAAAAGTTAATAAAGGTTTGCTTTAAATTTTCGAAGTCGCCGTGGTAGGTATCCATATGATCGGCTTCGATATTAGTGACAATCGCCACCATCGGCTGCAGATGGAGGAACGACGCATCGCTCTCATCCGCCTCCGCTATCAGATAACGGCTGCTTCCCAGGCGCGCATGGGTTCCCGCCGCTTTCACCAGCCCGCCATTGACGAAGGTGGGATCGAGGCCCCCTTCGGCGTAAATGCTCGACACCATCGCGGTGGTGGTGGTTTTGCCATGCGTACCGGCCACGGCAATACCATGACGGAAGCGCATCAGTTCAGCCAGCATCTCGGCACGGCGGATCACCGGAATACGCGCTTCACGCGCGGCAACCACTTCCGGGTTGTCCTGTGAGACGGCGGTTGATACCACCACCACGCTGGCATCGCTGACGTTTTCCGGGCGATGATTAAAATAAATCGTGGCGCCCAGCGCGCTCAGATGCCGGGTTACGGCGTTAGGAGCCAGGTCGGAACCGCTGATCTCATAACCTTCATTGGCTAACACTTCGGCAATACCGCCCATGCCGGCACCACCGATGCCAACGAAATGGATGTGCCGGACGCGACGCATCTCGGGCACGATAGAACGCAGTTTTGCCAGTTGTTGTGGATTCATCTCTTCTGCCTGCCGGTGTGATATCACACCTTTTGTTCCGGGGCGGGCTTATCTGCCCCACGTAAAGTATCTTTAGCGCGCCGCCTTGCAAACTTCAGCAGCAACGCGCGCTGTCGCATCCGGGATGGCCACCGCCCGCGCTTTTTCAGCCATCGCCAGCAGCGTGGGCCGATCCCAGCCAGTCAGCGTCGCAGCGACCGCCTCGGCGGTAAACTGCGGCTGTTCGTATATCACCGCGGCGCCGGCCTGCTGCAGCGGCAAAGCATTCCAGTACTGTTGGCGATCCTTATGCTGGAATGGCACAAAAATCGCCGGCAGCCCGGCGGCGGCTACCTCGCTGACGGTCAGCGCACCCGATCGGCACAGCACCACATCAGCCCAGGCGTAGGCGCTTGCCATATCGTCGATGAACTCCGACACCCGATGTTGCGTCTGGTTCACCTTAATATAGAGCTGATTCACCTCGTCCAGCGCCCCCTTACCGACCTGATGCCACAGGCTGATGCTGTCGCCGAGCTTAGCCGCCACCTGGGGCGCCACCTGATTCAGCACGCGTGCGCCCTGGCTACCGCCGATGACCAGTACCCTGGTCGGGCCTTCACGCCCGCTTAAGCGTTCGCGCGGTAACGGTAACGCCAGCACGTCAGTACGCACCGGATTGCCGACAACGTCCGCATCGACAAATGCCCCCGGAAACGCCTGCATCACTTTCGTGGCAATTTTTGCCAGCCATTTGTTGGTTAATCCGGCAATGCCGTTTTGTTCATGCAGCACCACCGGAATACCGCAGCTCCACGCGGCCAGGCCGCCCGGGCCGGAAACGTAGCCGCCCATGCCGAGCACCACGTCCGGCTTCCAGGCCTTCATAATGGCCCGCGCCTGACGCCAGGCGTTAAAAATACGCAGCGGGGCGGCCAGTAACGCTTTGATGCCTTTGCCGCGCAGCCCGCTGATGCGGATAAATTCAATGTCGATGCCGTGTTTCGGCACTAAATCCGCTTCCATCCGGTCAGCGGTACCAAGCCAGCGCACCTGCCAGCCTTGCGCCATCAGATGGCGTGCTACCGCCAGCCCGGGGAAAACGTGCCCGCCGGTTCCGCCAGCCATCACCATCAGTCGCTTTCCACTCATCGACTACCCTCGCGTAAACGCCTGGGCTTTTGCCAGACGCGTTTCATAATCTATGCGTAACAAAAATACGATGGCGGTCGACATAATAATCAGACTCGACCCCCCGTAGCTGATCAGCGGCAACGTCAGCCCTTTGGTCGGTAACATGCCCGCTGCGGCTCCTACGTTGACCAGTGCCTGGAAGCTAAACCAGACGCCAATAGAACAGGCAAGAAACCCGGAAAAACGCTGATTGAGTTCCAGTGCGCGTCGGCCAATGGACATCGCGCGAAAAGCGACGAAGAATACCATTAACAACGCTAAAACCACACCGATATAACCCAGCTCCTCGCCGATAATCGAGAAGATAAAATCAGTATGGGCTTCGGGCAGATACTCCAGCTTTTGCACCGAGTTGCCCAGCCCCTGGCCCCATAATTCACCACGCCCGAAAGCCATCAGCGACTGGGTCAACTGGTAACCACTGCCAAACGGATCTTCCCACGGGTTCCAGAATGAGGTCACGCGGCGCATACGATAAGGTTCAGCCACAATCAGCAGGCAAACGGCGAAAATACCGGAGCCGATAATCGCCAGGAACTGCCATAACTTGGCCCCGGCGAGGAACAGCATGGCCAGCGTGGTGACAAACAGCACCACCACCGTTCCCAGATCCGGCTGTGCCAGCAGCAGTACCGCCAGCACCACCATCACGCCCATCGGCTTGCAGAAACCCCAGAAGTTGTTGCGCACTTCTTCAACTTTGCGCACCAGATAGCTGGCGAGATAGCAGAACAGTGACAGCTTGGACAGCTCCGCGGGCTGGATGCGCAGCGGGCCGAGCGCGATCCAGCGCGATGCCCCGTTAACCGAACTGCCCACCACCAGCACCACCAGCAGCATCACCACCGTCGCCAGCAGCATG
Proteins encoded:
- the lpxC gene encoding UDP-3-O-acyl-N-acetylglucosamine deacetylase, whose protein sequence is MIKQRTLKRIVQTTGVGLHTGKKVTLTLRPASANTGVIYRRTDLNPPVDFPADAKSVRDTMLCTCLVNEHDVRISTVEHLNAALASLGIDNIVVEVNAPEIPIMDGSAAPFIYLLMDAGIEELNSAKKFVRIRQPVRVEDGDKWAEFSPHNGFSLDFTIDFNHPAIDASTQRYRMDFSAEAFARQISRARTFGFMRDIEALQSRGLCLGGSFDCAIVVDDYRVLNEDGLRFEDEFVRHKMLDAIGDLYMCGHNIIGAFTAYKSGHALNNKLLQAVLAKQEAWEWATFEDEAALPVTFKAPNLVLA
- the ftsZ gene encoding cell division protein FtsZ, which produces MFEPMELTNDAVIKVIGVGGGGGNAVEHMVRERIEGVEFFAVNTDAQALRKTAVGQTIQIGNGITKGLGAGANPEVGRNSAEEDREALRQALEGADMVFIAAGMGGGTGTGAAPVVAEVAKDLGILTVAVVTKPFNFEGKKRMAFAEQGIAELSKHVDSLITIPNDKLLKVLGRGISLLDAFGAANDVLKGAVQGIAELITRPGLMNVDFADVRTVMSEMGYAMMGSGVACGEDRAEEAAEMAISSPLLEDIDLSGARGVLVNITAGFDLRLDEFETVGNTIRAFASDNATVVIGTSLDPEMNDELRVTVVATGIGMDKRPEITLVTNKQPAQPVMDHRYQQHGMSPLPQEQKPAAKVVNEPGTQPNKEPDYLDIPAFLRKQAD
- the ftsA gene encoding cell division protein FtsA, whose translation is MIKSTDRKLVVGLEIGTAKVAALVGEVLPDGMVNIIGAGSCPSRGMDKGGVNDLESVVKCVQRAIDQAELMADCQISSVYLALSGKHISCQNEIGMVPISEEEVTQEDVENVVHTAKSVRVRDEHRILHVIPQEYAIDYQEGIKNPVGLSGVRMQAKVHLITCHNDMAKNIVKAVERCGLKVDQLIFAGLASSFAVLTEDERELGVCVVDVGGGTMDIAVYTGGALRHSKVIPYAGNVVTSDIAYAFGTPPTDAEAIKVRHGCALGSIVGKDENVEVPSVGGRPPRSLQRQTLAEVIEPRYAELLNLVNDEILQLQEQLRQQGVKHHLAAGIVLTGGAAQIEGLAACAQRVFHTQVRIGQPLNITGLTDYAQEPYYSTAVGLLHYGKESHLNGEADIEKRASVGNWFKKINSWLRKEF
- the ftsQ gene encoding cell division protein FtsQ, with amino-acid sequence MSQAALNVRQREAQEKARTGRSNGSRLAGIVFLLMVIGVMLAGGLVVLKWMNDASRLPLSRLVVTGQKHFTTNDDIRQAILSLGEPGTFMAQDVNIIQQQIERLSWIQQVSVRKQWPDELKIHLVEYVPVARWNDVHLVDADGKSFSVPTSHIGKESMPMLYGPEGSESEVLAGFRQMSDALAVSKLKVKAASMTARRSWQLVLEDDIRLELGRNDDMKRLQRFIALFPTLQQQAQAENKRVTYVDLRYDSGAAVGWKTAPVAAADDNQQQNQAQVKQQ
- a CDS encoding D-alanine--D-alanine ligase yields the protein MAEKVAVLLGGTSAERDVSLLSGTAVLKGLQEAGIDAYPVDIRDFPVTRLKEEGFEKAFIALHGRGGEDGTLQGVLEFLNIPYTGSGVMASAITMDKLRSKYLWQGCGLPVSPFVALTRAQMDAGLDAQVMASIDALGLPLFVKPSREGSSVGISRVNQASELQAALEEAFRFDHEVLVEAFLSGPEYTVGVLGTDILPSIRIQTASEFYDYDAKYFSDETQYFCPSGLSADQEAELRELTISAWNALGCSGWGRVDVMMGGDGRFYLLEVNTSPGMTSHSLVPMAAKQAGMSFSQLVARILELAD
- the murC gene encoding UDP-N-acetylmuramate--L-alanine ligase, which encodes MNPQQLAKLRSIVPEMRRVRHIHFVGIGGAGMGGIAEVLANEGYEISGSDLAPNAVTRHLSALGATIYFNHRPENVSDASVVVVSTAVSQDNPEVVAAREARIPVIRRAEMLAELMRFRHGIAVAGTHGKTTTTAMVSSIYAEGGLDPTFVNGGLVKAAGTHARLGSSRYLIAEADESDASFLHLQPMVAIVTNIEADHMDTYHGDFENLKQTFINFLHNLPFYGRAVLCVDDAVIRDLIPRVGRQITTYGFSDDADVRVENYQQLGAQGHFTLVRHDKPLMQVTLNAPGRHNALNAAAAVAVATEENIEDEDILNALESFQGTGRRFDFLGEYPLAPVNGSAGTAMLVDDYGHHPTEVDVTIKAARAGWPDKNLVMIFQPHRYTRTRDLYDDFANVLSQVDVLLMLDVYSAGESPIAGADSRALCRTIRGRGKVDPILVSDHDAVLEMLLPKLTGNDLILVQGAGNVGRIARTLAEVKLQLKTHSEDHHG
- the murG gene encoding undecaprenyldiphospho-muramoylpentapeptide beta-N-acetylglucosaminyltransferase, which produces MSGKRLMVMAGGTGGHVFPGLAVARHLMAQGWQVRWLGTADRMEADLVPKHGIDIEFIRISGLRGKGIKALLAAPLRIFNAWRQARAIMKAWKPDVVLGMGGYVSGPGGLAAWSCGIPVVLHEQNGIAGLTNKWLAKIATKVMQAFPGAFVDADVVGNPVRTDVLALPLPRERLSGREGPTRVLVIGGSQGARVLNQVAPQVAAKLGDSISLWHQVGKGALDEVNQLYIKVNQTQHRVSEFIDDMASAYAWADVVLCRSGALTVSEVAAAGLPAIFVPFQHKDRQQYWNALPLQQAGAAVIYEQPQFTAEAVAATLTGWDRPTLLAMAEKARAVAIPDATARVAAEVCKAAR
- the ftsW gene encoding cell division protein FtsW codes for the protein MRIPGISLAGGLSDRLRSWVMGSRESDTSSMVLYDRTLLWLTFGLAIIGFVMVTSASMPVGQRLSADPFYFAKRDAFYLLLALGMALVTLRIPMDFWQRYSNIMLLATVVMLLVVLVVGSSVNGASRWIALGPLRIQPAELSKLSLFCYLASYLVRKVEEVRNNFWGFCKPMGVMVVLAVLLLAQPDLGTVVVLFVTTLAMLFLAGAKLWQFLAIIGSGIFAVCLLIVAEPYRMRRVTSFWNPWEDPFGSGYQLTQSLMAFGRGELWGQGLGNSVQKLEYLPEAHTDFIFSIIGEELGYIGVVLALLMVFFVAFRAMSIGRRALELNQRFSGFLACSIGVWFSFQALVNVGAAAGMLPTKGLTLPLISYGGSSLIIMSTAIVFLLRIDYETRLAKAQAFTRG